A region of the Candidatus Zixiibacteriota bacterium genome:
ACTTCTCGAAACCGCGAAGCTCCGGAATCTGGAAATAGCAGTTCGCCAGTTCCCCATCGTCGTTGACGAACAGATGAATCTTCCCGTGCCCTTCCAGGCGCGTTATCGGATCGATGATTATCTGTTTCATGATTGCACTCTCCGGAGCATCGAATCAGGGAGGCTGAAACGATAAAATGTCCCAACCGGATCGGCGATACCATCGATGATCTTCGCGGTCTCATCAGGATCGAGAGAGTCGATAACGCTGGCGACCGCGGATGCCATTTTTGCCCCCTGATCGCGTACGTTGGAGGGGAGGCCATAGCAGCCGCGGCACGGCACGCCTGCGCTGACGCACTTGGCACCGCATCCCGCTCTCGTTGCCGGACCCATGCAGAGTATCCCCTGCTCCATCAGGCACAGGTCGGGGTCGGTGACCTTTTCAAACGGGCGAACAAACTGTTTGATCTTTTTGACATTCTTCTGTCGTTTGCATTCATCGCAGCAACTCTTTTCGCTCGCCCCCAGGATCGTCCCTTTCGGCGGCAGCGGCTTGCCGTTGGCGATAATGTCGATCACAGCCGTCACCACGGCCGCTATCTGATCCGATTGCGGCGGACAGCCCGGTATGCTGTAGTCGACATCAACCACCTGTCGAAGCGTCCTGACGGTATTCCACAGATTCGGAATATGCAGTGTTCCCTCCGGAACCTCGACTTCGGGCTGCGGCATGACACTATTGGGATTGTCTGTCGAGGGAGACTGCCTGT
Encoded here:
- a CDS encoding oxidoreductase, with the translated sequence MAKPKLAIYWAASYGGCDIAILDIEDKILDVAAFFDIVFWPCATDFKYDDIRRMEDRSITLTLFNGAIRSDENYEIARLLRQKSLLMCAFGSCAHEGCIPGLANFYDKRSIMEYAYRQSPSTDNPNSVMPQPEVEVPEGTLHIPNLWNTVRTLRQVVDVDYSIPGCPPQSDQIAAVVTAVIDIIANGKPLPPKGTILGASEKSCCDECKRQKNVKKIKQFVRPFEKVTDPDLCLMEQGILCMGPATRAGCGAKCVSAGVPCRGCYGLPSNVRDQGAKMASAVASVIDSLDPDETAKIIDGIADPVGTFYRFSLPDSMLRRVQS